In Streptomyces sp. NBC_00483, a single window of DNA contains:
- a CDS encoding FG-GAP-like repeat-containing protein, producing MLAACATALAVTGGALLVGPAQAQAEPRAAGSPAGDFDGDGFGDLAVGAPEGTIAGFAKAGYVSVAYGTAQGVRTTRHKGITQRTAGIPGTPEAGDRFGSATAVGDVDGDGYADLVIGAGGEAIGSVKGAGSVTVVFGAKGGLSADAIAFHAPTPTARQAFGDKLAVGDFDHDGRADIAVAAGTKVQVVKGAAHLRDTPKPAMKALTPPGGGAGTGQIASADVNGDGYTDLATVAYEDDAADEGTLGVLAGSATGLTGTTLGKTGLPFAGYSIVAGDVTGDGKDDIVVDTSFSDGPDDFLMRMFPGTASGMGAGVAYEGAAQPGRAGVLADLDGDGHADLVTADTTATDPDGFNNAGAVTVVPGADSGLDAQGAHTITLATPGVVGSSEGNDLFGSAVAAGDYDADGTADLTVGAPGKYLGTGAVSVIPGSADGPTGTGSILFTPQDLDHPTTKARFGSSLGATTRH from the coding sequence ATGCTCGCAGCGTGCGCGACGGCGCTGGCGGTGACGGGAGGCGCGCTGCTGGTGGGGCCCGCGCAGGCGCAGGCCGAGCCCCGGGCCGCGGGCTCCCCCGCGGGTGACTTCGACGGCGACGGCTTCGGCGACCTCGCGGTCGGGGCGCCGGAGGGGACGATCGCCGGGTTCGCGAAGGCCGGCTACGTCTCGGTGGCGTACGGCACCGCACAGGGCGTGCGCACCACCCGCCACAAGGGCATCACCCAGCGCACCGCGGGCATCCCCGGCACCCCGGAGGCAGGTGACCGGTTCGGTTCGGCGACGGCCGTCGGGGACGTGGACGGCGACGGGTACGCGGATCTGGTCATCGGAGCCGGCGGGGAGGCCATCGGCTCCGTCAAGGGGGCCGGTTCGGTCACCGTCGTCTTCGGCGCGAAGGGCGGGCTGAGCGCGGACGCGATCGCCTTCCACGCCCCGACACCGACGGCCCGTCAGGCCTTCGGCGACAAGCTGGCCGTCGGCGACTTCGACCACGACGGGCGCGCCGACATCGCGGTCGCGGCCGGGACGAAGGTGCAGGTGGTGAAGGGGGCCGCCCATCTCCGCGACACCCCGAAGCCGGCCATGAAGGCCCTCACGCCTCCCGGCGGCGGTGCCGGGACCGGACAGATCGCGTCGGCCGACGTCAACGGCGACGGCTACACCGACCTCGCCACCGTCGCCTACGAAGACGACGCGGCGGACGAGGGCACCCTCGGCGTTCTGGCCGGGTCGGCCACGGGCCTCACGGGCACGACACTGGGCAAGACCGGCCTGCCGTTCGCGGGCTACAGCATCGTCGCCGGTGACGTCACCGGCGACGGCAAGGACGACATCGTCGTGGACACCAGCTTCTCGGACGGCCCGGACGACTTCCTCATGCGCATGTTCCCGGGCACCGCTTCGGGGATGGGCGCGGGTGTCGCCTACGAGGGTGCGGCGCAGCCCGGCCGGGCCGGCGTCCTCGCCGACCTCGACGGCGACGGCCACGCCGACCTCGTCACCGCCGACACCACCGCCACGGACCCGGACGGGTTCAACAACGCGGGGGCGGTGACGGTCGTGCCGGGCGCGGATTCCGGCCTCGACGCGCAGGGCGCGCACACCATCACCCTGGCCACGCCCGGCGTGGTCGGCTCCAGCGAGGGCAACGACCTCTTCGGCTCGGCGGTGGCCGCCGGCGACTACGACGCGGACGGCACGGCCGACCTCACCGTCGGCGCACCCGGCAAGTACCTCGGCACCGGCGCGGTCAGCGTCATCCCCGGCTCGGCGGACGGCCCGACCGGCACGGGTTCGATCCTCTTCACCCCGCAGGACCTGGACCACCCGACGACCAAGGCCCGCTTCGGCTCGTCCCTGGGCGCAACGACCCGCCACTGA
- a CDS encoding aspartate aminotransferase family protein, with protein MSTPETRTKARGKMNNAFDPNAAEGLSQSSRQLIERREKLLGPAYRLFYQQPLHIVRAKGCRLWDDEGNEYLDAYNNVVSVGHAHPHVVEAVHQQMQTLCTHTRYLQEGVLDYAEDLLATLTGPVADGHAMFTCTGSEANDLALRIAKYRTGNQGVIITSEAYHGNSDQVAGISPAMGENAVLGTWVRRVPSPDSYRIPREGMAEWFADHVREQIRELERHGVGVAAFVVDSLFSSDGLYAHPTDLLGPAVKAVQEAGGLFIADEVQCGFARSGERMWGYQRHDVHPDIVTMGKPMGNGYPVAGLAVTHDAVAEFGHDMRYFNTFGGNTVAIAAAQATFDVIRDENLLDNSRRVGEVLRAGLDDLSERHPAIGDVRGAGLYVGVELVTDRDIRTPDPDLTTAVVNGLRERRVLISATGTHGNVLKIRPPLVFDTNDADHLLSVLDEVLGARH; from the coding sequence ATGAGCACCCCTGAGACCAGGACCAAGGCCCGCGGAAAGATGAACAACGCGTTCGACCCGAACGCGGCGGAGGGACTGTCCCAGTCCTCCCGCCAACTGATCGAACGTCGCGAGAAGTTGCTGGGACCCGCCTACCGCCTCTTCTACCAGCAACCACTGCACATCGTGCGCGCCAAAGGCTGTCGGCTGTGGGACGACGAGGGGAACGAGTACCTCGACGCCTACAACAACGTGGTCTCCGTCGGGCACGCCCACCCGCACGTCGTCGAGGCCGTGCACCAGCAGATGCAGACGCTGTGCACCCACACCCGCTACCTCCAGGAAGGCGTCCTGGACTACGCCGAGGATCTGCTGGCCACCCTCACCGGGCCGGTCGCGGACGGCCACGCGATGTTCACCTGCACCGGCTCGGAGGCCAACGACCTCGCGCTGCGCATCGCCAAGTACCGCACCGGCAACCAGGGCGTCATCATCACCTCCGAGGCGTACCACGGCAATTCCGACCAGGTGGCGGGGATCTCGCCGGCCATGGGGGAGAACGCCGTGCTGGGCACCTGGGTGCGCCGCGTGCCGAGCCCGGACTCGTACCGCATTCCCCGGGAGGGCATGGCGGAATGGTTCGCCGACCATGTGCGCGAGCAGATACGCGAGCTCGAACGCCACGGAGTGGGCGTGGCCGCGTTCGTCGTCGACTCCCTCTTCAGCTCCGACGGCCTGTACGCCCACCCGACGGACCTCCTCGGCCCGGCCGTCAAGGCGGTGCAGGAGGCCGGCGGGCTGTTCATCGCCGACGAGGTGCAGTGCGGGTTCGCGCGCTCGGGGGAGCGGATGTGGGGCTACCAGCGCCACGACGTGCACCCCGACATCGTCACGATGGGCAAGCCCATGGGTAACGGCTACCCCGTCGCGGGCCTCGCCGTCACCCATGACGCCGTCGCCGAATTCGGCCACGACATGCGGTACTTCAACACTTTCGGCGGCAATACGGTCGCCATCGCCGCGGCCCAGGCGACCTTCGACGTCATCCGTGACGAGAACCTGCTCGACAACTCCCGCAGGGTCGGCGAAGTCCTGCGCGCGGGCCTCGACGACCTGAGCGAACGCCACCCGGCCATCGGGGACGTCCGCGGGGCGGGCCTGTACGTGGGCGTGGAACTCGTCACCGACCGCGACATCAGGACCCCGGACCCGGACCTGACCACCGCGGTGGTCAACGGCCTGCGCGAACGCAGGGTCCTGATCTCGGCGACGGGAACGCACGGCAACGTCCTGAAGATCCGTCCACCACTGGTCTTCGACACGAACGATGCGGACCATTTGCTGAGCGTCCTGGACGAGGTCCTCGGCGCGAGGCATTGA
- a CDS encoding HAD family hydrolase, protein MTTPPGSPDTLQAVLLDSGGVLMQPIGGRWNPRADFEQTVLAHAPSITPQQFTAAISAGDRFFAASSSTPDYEDYHRLMLHHLGVKPTSRLLADLRREVPPSVFLETYPDVEETLEELSRRGVRMAVVSDAWPGLPDLHAGLGIDRFFEAYAISAVLGCNKPDPRMYHHASAALELEPSQCLFVDDDPDLVAAAIELGYAGRALCRDTAASNVSDVPSIASLTELLQFF, encoded by the coding sequence GTGACGACACCACCAGGTTCTCCCGACACACTCCAGGCCGTTCTCCTCGACTCCGGCGGCGTGCTCATGCAGCCGATCGGTGGCCGCTGGAACCCGCGAGCGGACTTCGAGCAGACGGTCCTGGCCCACGCCCCCTCGATCACGCCGCAGCAGTTCACCGCGGCCATCAGCGCGGGCGACCGCTTCTTCGCCGCCTCGTCATCGACGCCCGACTACGAGGACTACCACCGGCTGATGCTCCACCACCTCGGTGTGAAGCCGACCTCGCGGCTCTTGGCCGACTTGCGCCGCGAGGTGCCACCGTCCGTGTTCCTGGAGACGTACCCGGACGTCGAGGAGACCCTGGAGGAGCTGAGCCGGCGGGGCGTACGGATGGCCGTGGTCTCGGATGCCTGGCCCGGTTTGCCCGACCTCCACGCCGGACTCGGGATCGACCGGTTCTTCGAGGCGTACGCGATCTCCGCCGTCCTCGGCTGCAACAAGCCGGACCCTCGCATGTACCACCACGCCAGCGCCGCACTGGAACTCGAGCCTTCGCAGTGCCTGTTCGTGGATGACGATCCGGACCTGGTCGCCGCGGCCATCGAACTCGGCTACGCAGGACGTGCGTTGTGCCGTGACACGGCCGCATCGAACGTATCGGACGTGCCTTCCATCGCCTCACTGACCGAACTCCTGCAATTCTTCTGA
- a CDS encoding MarR family winged helix-turn-helix transcriptional regulator produces the protein MVANDEDLATAEQLRWGVSRLASRLRAEHLGSAEPLTRLSASVLANLKHRGPLAISELASIEGVQAQSLTRVVQELERQGRVTRSRSAVDKRRQDIVVTEVGVEALREHVRDGNAWLASALARSLSPAERGLLRLAGELMEQLALIDVELESGDESGDETRRSDTRGRPR, from the coding sequence ATGGTTGCGAACGACGAGGACCTGGCCACCGCTGAGCAACTGCGCTGGGGCGTCTCACGCCTGGCGTCCCGGCTAAGGGCGGAACACCTGGGAAGCGCCGAGCCGTTGACCCGGCTGTCGGCCTCGGTGCTGGCGAACCTCAAGCACCGGGGCCCGCTGGCCATCAGTGAGTTGGCGTCCATCGAGGGGGTCCAGGCGCAGTCGCTGACCCGCGTGGTGCAGGAGCTGGAGCGGCAGGGGAGAGTGACGCGCAGTCGGAGCGCCGTCGACAAGCGGCGTCAGGACATCGTGGTCACCGAGGTGGGCGTGGAGGCGCTGCGGGAGCACGTCCGTGACGGCAACGCCTGGTTGGCCTCCGCGCTGGCGCGAAGCCTTTCGCCGGCCGAGCGTGGACTGTTGCGACTGGCCGGTGAGCTGATGGAGCAACTGGCACTCATCGACGTGGAGTTGGAGAGCGGAGACGAATCCGGCGACGAGACGCGGCGCTCGGACACGCGGGGGCGGCCGCGGTGA
- a CDS encoding LCP family protein has translation MPHESGNEHQAHPADEPAAPGVPAYGPARLRRSKHRKRKRALRWIAGGALGLTLVGGGGVAYAWQHLNGNIKGTDVDAALGSDRPDEQHDGAMNILLLGSDSRAGTHGEYGSGVMGARADTAMVLHVDKTHKKASVVSIPRDTEVDRPTCKTSHGDVQAEHKAVFNSSYALGGPACTVKTVEKMSGVRMDHYLEVDFKGFQKMIDELGGVDITTRNAIHDSNSGLSLDSGKHRLKGKDALALVRTRHGVGDGSDLGRIQLQQAFIKALIHRADTVDPLGSPSKSYALADTATKSISADSELASADKLLGLAKELKGISPDRTTMVTLPVTYDAQDAGRVLPLEKASHRVWKALRHDQPVPKKATQGSVGDRTDSPVVSSGAGA, from the coding sequence ATGCCGCACGAGAGCGGGAACGAGCACCAGGCGCACCCGGCCGATGAACCCGCGGCGCCCGGAGTGCCCGCCTACGGCCCCGCCCGGTTGCGCCGCTCCAAGCACCGCAAGCGCAAGCGCGCCCTGCGCTGGATCGCGGGCGGCGCCCTGGGGCTGACCCTGGTCGGTGGCGGCGGCGTGGCCTACGCCTGGCAGCACCTCAACGGAAACATCAAGGGCACGGACGTGGACGCCGCCCTCGGCTCCGACCGGCCCGACGAACAGCACGACGGCGCGATGAACATCCTCCTGCTCGGGTCCGACTCCCGGGCGGGAACCCACGGCGAGTACGGCAGCGGCGTCATGGGCGCCCGCGCGGACACGGCGATGGTCCTGCACGTCGACAAGACCCACAAGAAGGCCTCGGTCGTCAGCATTCCGCGCGACACCGAGGTCGACCGGCCCACCTGCAAGACCTCGCACGGCGACGTCCAGGCGGAGCACAAGGCCGTGTTCAACTCCTCGTACGCGCTGGGCGGGCCCGCCTGCACCGTGAAGACGGTCGAGAAGATGTCCGGCGTCCGCATGGACCACTATCTCGAGGTCGACTTCAAGGGCTTCCAGAAGATGATCGACGAGCTCGGCGGCGTGGACATCACCACGCGCAACGCCATCCACGACAGCAACAGCGGCCTCTCCCTGGACTCCGGAAAGCACCGCCTGAAGGGCAAGGACGCACTCGCACTCGTCCGCACCCGGCACGGCGTGGGCGACGGCAGTGACCTCGGCCGCATCCAGCTCCAGCAGGCGTTCATCAAGGCCCTGATCCACCGCGCCGACACCGTCGACCCGCTGGGCAGCCCGAGCAAGTCCTACGCCCTGGCGGACACGGCCACCAAGAGCATCAGCGCGGACTCCGAGCTGGCCTCCGCCGACAAACTCCTCGGCCTCGCCAAGGAGTTGAAGGGCATCAGCCCCGACCGGACGACCATGGTCACCCTGCCGGTCACCTACGACGCGCAGGACGCGGGCCGCGTCCTCCCCCTCGAAAAGGCCTCGCACCGCGTATGGAAGGCCCTCCGCCACGACCAGCCGGTCCCGAAGAAGGCGACGCAGGGCTCGGTGGGCGACCGGACCGATTCACCTGTGGTGTCGTCGGGCGCGGGCGCCTGA
- a CDS encoding phosphotransferase, whose amino-acid sequence MTDAVARQVEGVEPGVTLGQLGLGSGRLAAAHAVMDEAEAIALARARWSLDAVAATRLATEKDDTFRLDTSDGGRFVVKVSHPDEDDDEVAFETELMRHVHESGYGVPVPELLPSADGRLLEPVRDGAGRHRLARVMTYAVGTPLDTAGATSAPERERVGEMLAQLRHATADFRHPADDRVCAWDVRHLPALHPLLDEVPDAGQRRALVQGLDRYVDVVVPQLPALRYQVLHNDFSTSNLLVDHDTAEFITGVIDFGDAVRTAIAVDVATALLNQLPRDAASRPVPDLFAEARDVLRGYLRSADLTEAELALLPHLVMGRVVARALITLHRASLIPGNTTYILRNTAPGWGQLAWFLDRTPDEISSTFLDVPLTEQPADDRPVAHTKDEHEHP is encoded by the coding sequence ATGACGGACGCTGTTGCCCGGCAGGTCGAGGGTGTGGAACCTGGCGTGACGCTCGGCCAACTCGGCCTCGGGAGCGGACGGCTGGCCGCGGCCCACGCGGTCATGGACGAGGCCGAGGCGATCGCCCTGGCCCGCGCGCGGTGGTCCCTGGATGCCGTCGCGGCGACCCGGCTGGCGACCGAGAAGGACGACACGTTCCGGCTCGACACCTCAGATGGCGGCCGGTTCGTCGTCAAGGTCTCCCACCCGGACGAGGACGACGACGAAGTCGCCTTCGAGACCGAGCTGATGCGGCACGTGCACGAGTCTGGGTACGGAGTGCCGGTCCCCGAGCTGCTGCCCTCTGCCGACGGCCGGTTGCTCGAACCGGTGAGGGACGGGGCGGGTCGGCACCGCCTGGCACGCGTCATGACCTACGCCGTGGGCACACCGCTCGACACGGCCGGGGCGACGTCCGCGCCGGAACGGGAACGCGTGGGGGAGATGCTGGCCCAACTGCGGCACGCCACTGCCGACTTCCGGCACCCGGCGGACGACAGGGTGTGCGCCTGGGACGTCCGCCACCTCCCGGCGCTGCACCCACTGCTCGACGAAGTCCCGGACGCCGGGCAACGCCGGGCCCTGGTCCAGGGGTTGGACCGCTACGTGGACGTGGTTGTGCCCCAACTGCCGGCCCTGCGCTACCAGGTGCTGCACAACGACTTCAGCACGTCCAACCTCCTCGTCGACCACGACACCGCCGAATTCATCACCGGTGTCATCGACTTCGGCGACGCCGTGCGCACCGCGATCGCGGTGGATGTCGCCACCGCACTGCTCAATCAACTGCCACGGGACGCCGCGTCGCGACCGGTGCCGGACCTGTTCGCCGAGGCCCGCGACGTGCTGCGCGGATACCTGCGTTCGGCCGACCTCACCGAGGCCGAACTGGCGCTGCTCCCGCACCTCGTCATGGGTCGAGTGGTTGCCCGGGCGCTCATCACCCTGCACCGCGCGTCACTGATCCCCGGGAACACCACGTACATCCTGCGCAACACCGCGCCGGGATGGGGTCAGTTGGCGTGGTTCCTCGACCGTACGCCCGACGAGATCTCCTCGACGTTCCTCGACGTTCCTCTGACCGAGCAGCCGGCGGACGACCGGCCCGTCGCACACACCAAGGACGAGCATGAGCACCCCTGA
- a CDS encoding SDR family NAD(P)-dependent oxidoreductase, whose product MSSASQHRPWDVHRLPAASGSTFLVTGGNAGIGYFTSEQLAATGAHVVLGSRDRAKADAAMASIRSRVPEAHVSHLPLDLADLTSLKAAVGRLELDRLDAVVHNAGVALDDPPRRETGDGHELMFGTNHLGHFALTQWLAPLLSAAPAGRVVTVGSFAARSERLDLGDLQSTHEYLPKRTYGRSKLAQMSFGFELDRRLRAINSTALSVVAHPGGALDSLTPSRPPVSVTTTGQRLRALPAALLVQGKEAGAQPVVRAVLDPEVQGGQLWGPRVFGLRGTPRSEPVPAHMADADVAARLWAASGELTGTDPDLGFR is encoded by the coding sequence GTGTCTTCCGCATCCCAGCACCGACCGTGGGACGTTCACCGGCTGCCCGCCGCCTCGGGCAGCACCTTCCTGGTCACCGGGGGAAACGCCGGGATCGGCTATTTCACCTCGGAGCAACTCGCCGCCACCGGCGCCCACGTCGTCCTCGGCAGCCGGGACCGCGCCAAGGCCGACGCCGCCATGGCCTCGATCCGCTCGCGCGTCCCCGAAGCGCACGTGAGCCACCTTCCGCTGGACCTCGCCGACCTGACGTCCCTGAAGGCGGCCGTGGGCAGGCTGGAACTCGACCGTCTCGACGCGGTGGTCCACAACGCCGGGGTCGCGCTCGACGACCCGCCCCGGCGGGAGACCGGCGACGGCCACGAGCTCATGTTCGGCACCAACCACCTCGGCCACTTCGCACTGACCCAGTGGCTGGCCCCGCTGCTCTCCGCGGCGCCCGCGGGCCGCGTCGTGACGGTGGGAAGCTTCGCGGCGCGCTCCGAACGGCTGGACCTCGGCGATCTGCAATCGACCCACGAGTACCTGCCCAAGCGCACCTACGGCCGCTCGAAGCTCGCGCAGATGTCTTTCGGTTTCGAGCTCGATCGCAGGCTGCGTGCCATCAACAGCACGGCGCTCAGCGTGGTGGCCCACCCCGGCGGGGCGCTGGACTCCCTCACGCCGTCCCGTCCACCGGTGTCCGTGACCACGACTGGCCAGCGACTGCGCGCCCTGCCCGCGGCGCTCCTGGTGCAGGGCAAGGAGGCCGGAGCGCAGCCCGTCGTACGGGCTGTCCTCGACCCGGAGGTGCAGGGAGGACAGCTGTGGGGGCCGCGCGTCTTCGGACTGCGCGGCACACCGCGGAGTGAGCCCGTCCCCGCGCACATGGCCGACGCGGACGTGGCCGCTCGCCTGTGGGCCGCCAGCGGAGAGTTGACCGGCACCGATCCGGACCTCGGCTTCCGGTAG
- a CDS encoding glycoside hydrolase family 43 protein, which produces MRARHRAALVAGLAAALIALFAGLVSATQATAEKAAPTSAQKSASAAAASSTFRNPLNTGPDPFLSYANGAYHLTTTQGDSIKMWSSPSLATLLDADPKTVWTDSDASRNQHIWAPEFYRSGGHWYMYYTADDGTDDHHRLYVLESDGDDPTGPYHFKAKLTPPNHANDFAIDPGILQHNGKLYLAYSGINQYQHNGLNIAPMSNPYTVSGDAVAIDGAGGCPEVREGPEFLNRNGRTWMTYSACDTGKPDYQVWMMSLADGADPLVAGNWKQHDGPVFKRADDRGVFGPGHHAFFKSPDGKEDWLIYHAKTTSTNTYSNRTTRAQKISWNADGSPNLGTPLAMGATQNLPSGDPGSGNHWINDDGRSSGSGSVKYTGTWNSGTGCAAQCFWSDDHWSDKAGNTATYSFTGTRIALLSVKDTGNGIAAISVDGGPEQRVDFYGAIRTGETLQYLSPRLTNGPHTVRVRVTGDKNASSSGAFVSVDRAEAYTD; this is translated from the coding sequence ATGCGCGCACGACACCGTGCCGCCCTGGTCGCCGGTCTGGCAGCCGCGTTGATCGCCCTGTTCGCCGGCCTGGTCAGCGCGACGCAGGCCACCGCGGAGAAGGCCGCGCCGACCTCCGCGCAGAAGTCGGCATCGGCCGCGGCCGCATCGAGCACCTTCCGCAATCCGCTCAATACCGGTCCTGACCCGTTTCTTTCCTACGCGAACGGGGCCTACCACCTCACCACCACCCAGGGCGACAGCATCAAGATGTGGAGCTCGCCCTCCCTGGCCACGCTGCTCGACGCCGACCCGAAGACGGTGTGGACGGACAGCGACGCCTCGCGCAACCAGCACATCTGGGCGCCGGAGTTCTACCGCTCCGGCGGGCACTGGTACATGTACTACACGGCCGACGACGGCACGGACGACCACCACCGCCTCTACGTCCTGGAGTCGGACGGCGACGACCCGACCGGCCCGTACCACTTCAAGGCGAAGCTCACGCCGCCCAACCACGCCAACGACTTCGCGATCGACCCGGGCATCCTCCAGCACAACGGCAAGCTCTACCTGGCGTACAGCGGCATCAACCAGTACCAGCACAACGGCCTCAACATCGCGCCGATGTCGAACCCGTACACCGTCTCGGGCGACGCGGTCGCCATCGACGGCGCCGGCGGCTGCCCCGAGGTCCGCGAGGGCCCGGAGTTCCTGAACCGCAACGGCCGTACGTGGATGACGTATTCGGCCTGCGACACGGGCAAGCCCGACTACCAGGTGTGGATGATGTCGCTTGCGGACGGCGCCGACCCGCTCGTGGCCGGCAACTGGAAGCAGCACGACGGACCGGTCTTCAAGCGCGCCGACGACCGCGGCGTGTTCGGCCCCGGCCACCACGCCTTCTTCAAGTCCCCGGACGGCAAGGAGGATTGGCTGATCTACCACGCCAAGACCACGTCGACGAACACCTACAGCAACCGTACGACCCGCGCCCAGAAGATCAGTTGGAACGCCGACGGCAGCCCGAACCTCGGCACACCGCTCGCCATGGGCGCCACCCAGAACCTGCCCTCCGGCGACCCCGGATCGGGCAACCACTGGATCAACGACGACGGCCGCTCCAGCGGGTCCGGCTCCGTCAAGTACACCGGCACGTGGAACTCCGGTACGGGCTGCGCGGCGCAGTGCTTCTGGAGCGACGACCACTGGAGCGACAAGGCGGGCAACACCGCGACGTACTCCTTCACCGGCACCCGGATCGCCCTGCTGTCCGTCAAGGACACCGGTAACGGCATCGCCGCGATCAGCGTCGACGGCGGGCCCGAGCAGCGCGTCGACTTCTACGGCGCGATCCGCACCGGCGAGACCCTCCAGTACCTCAGCCCACGCCTCACGAACGGCCCGCACACGGTGCGGGTCCGGGTGACGGGCGACAAGAACGCGTCCTCCTCCGGCGCGTTCGTGAGCGTGGACCGGGCGGAGGCCTACACGGACTGA
- a CDS encoding multidrug effflux MFS transporter: MIADRARAIRRKVGTGAGDGSRVLLLAVLAGLGAASPLATDMYVPGLPDMARSLDTSSAGTQVTLTAFLLGVIVGQLVLGPLSDMVGRRPVLLLGTSVFALFGLGCAFAPTIEAMTVLRFGQGVSGAAGLVVGRAVVVDLFHGVELARVYGTLAGVGALGPVLAPVLGGALLALAPWRYVFVALAFVGAVLVVGLARGVPESLPPQRRIGGGAGGALRATGRLVARPTVLAPVLTMGCMGAAVFAYVAGATFVLHDLLRLSPAVSSIVYGVNALGNLGASLLYGRLARRFAPESLMVAGAAVGLAGQVVLLLLAGTVGVGLWPIWLCLLVSVASFGFLFPALTTVGQSRGREAPGAMSALLGAAQFAFGAAASPLVGLFGTRSAAPMALVMGAFLALTTVGAVLCRRQGAAVRAGE; this comes from the coding sequence GTGATCGCCGATCGGGCGCGAGCGATCCGACGGAAGGTCGGGACGGGGGCCGGTGACGGCTCACGGGTGCTGCTCTTGGCGGTGCTGGCCGGGCTGGGGGCGGCCAGTCCGCTGGCCACGGACATGTATGTCCCCGGACTTCCGGACATGGCACGGTCGTTGGACACGAGCAGCGCGGGGACGCAGGTGACACTCACCGCGTTCCTGCTCGGCGTCATCGTCGGGCAGCTCGTCCTGGGGCCGCTGAGCGACATGGTGGGGCGCAGGCCCGTTCTGCTGCTGGGTACCTCGGTGTTCGCCCTGTTCGGATTGGGGTGCGCGTTCGCGCCGACGATCGAAGCGATGACGGTGCTCCGTTTCGGGCAGGGTGTGTCGGGGGCCGCGGGCCTGGTGGTGGGGCGGGCTGTCGTCGTCGACCTGTTCCACGGGGTCGAACTCGCCCGCGTGTACGGGACGTTGGCGGGGGTCGGCGCGCTGGGGCCTGTGCTCGCTCCAGTGTTGGGCGGGGCGCTGTTGGCGTTGGCGCCGTGGCGGTACGTGTTCGTGGCGCTCGCTTTCGTCGGTGCCGTCTTGGTGGTGGGGCTGGCGCGCGGCGTCCCCGAGTCCCTGCCGCCGCAGCGACGCATCGGGGGCGGGGCCGGCGGGGCTCTGCGCGCGACGGGGCGCCTCGTGGCGCGACCCACTGTGCTGGCACCGGTGTTGACCATGGGCTGCATGGGCGCGGCGGTCTTCGCCTACGTGGCAGGGGCCACGTTCGTGCTGCACGACCTGCTGCGGCTGTCGCCCGCGGTGAGCAGCATCGTGTACGGGGTGAACGCGCTCGGGAACCTGGGAGCCTCGCTGCTCTACGGGCGACTGGCCCGTCGATTCGCCCCGGAATCGCTGATGGTGGCGGGCGCGGCAGTCGGCCTGGCAGGTCAGGTCGTACTGCTGTTGCTCGCCGGAACGGTGGGCGTCGGCCTGTGGCCGATCTGGCTGTGCCTGCTGGTGTCGGTGGCGTCTTTCGGATTCCTTTTCCCCGCGCTGACCACAGTGGGGCAGAGCCGAGGGCGGGAGGCGCCGGGCGCAATGTCGGCGCTCCTCGGTGCGGCGCAGTTCGCGTTCGGTGCCGCGGCATCGCCGCTGGTCGGCTTGTTCGGCACACGGAGCGCCGCCCCCATGGCATTGGTGATGGGCGCCTTTCTGGCACTGACGACGGTGGGGGCTGTGCTGTGTCGTCGGCAGGGTGCTGCGGTGCGGGCCGGCGAGTGA
- a CDS encoding transglycosylase SLT domain-containing protein, with protein MQFVQTPANADRTARTRKISVSGIAAAGAIAAALTLVPTQAHAAEHTGTAAKTATAATSTKTAASAKTYSNNLDGWIRESLDIMKSKGIPGTYEGLHRNIMRESAGNPNAENGWDVNAQNGTPSKGLLQVIQPTFDTYHVSGTANDLTDPVANITAAANYAADRYGSIDNVDSAY; from the coding sequence ATGCAGTTTGTCCAGACGCCGGCGAACGCCGACCGCACCGCCCGTACCCGCAAGATCTCCGTCTCCGGCATCGCCGCGGCCGGCGCGATCGCCGCGGCCCTCACCCTGGTCCCCACGCAGGCGCACGCCGCCGAGCACACCGGCACGGCCGCCAAGACCGCCACGGCCGCCACGTCCACGAAGACCGCGGCGTCCGCCAAGACCTACTCCAACAACCTCGACGGCTGGATCCGTGAGTCCCTCGACATCATGAAGTCGAAGGGCATCCCCGGCACGTACGAGGGCCTGCACCGCAACATCATGCGCGAGTCCGCCGGCAACCCGAACGCCGAGAACGGCTGGGACGTCAACGCCCAGAACGGCACCCCGTCCAAGGGCCTGCTCCAGGTGATCCAGCCCACCTTCGACACGTACCACGTCTCCGGCACGGCGAACGATCTGACGGACCCGGTCGCCAACATCACCGCGGCCGCGAATTACGCCGCCGACCGCTACGGCTCCATCGACAACGTCGACTCGGCGTACTGA